Sequence from the Qipengyuania pelagi genome:
TGCCGCGCGGGCGATGAGAGGATGCGGGCGATCTTCGCCGCGATCGATCACGCGCCGAGCCATGACGAGGTGATGGCGGAGCGCGCTCTGCTCGAAGGGTTGGGCGGTTCGTGCCACAGCCCGGTCGCCGCCTTGAGCCGCATCGATGGCGACGAACTGGTCCTGCGTGCCGCGATCTACAGCGCCGACGGTGCGATCCGTATCGAGGATGAAGCAAGGTTCGCACGAACGGATCGCGACGCGCCGCGCGAACTCGCCCACTCGCTGCTGCGAGACGCGCCGGAGCAGGTCCGATCGCTGTTCGACGGGGCCGCGTGAGCCGAGCGGCCTTCCTGCTCCGGCCCGAACCCGGCTGGAGCGCAAGCGCCGCCGCCGCCCGGTCCATCGGCTTGAAAGTGGAGGGCGAACCGCTCGCCGAGGTCGAGTCGGTCGGCTGGCAAATTCCCGAGCAACGCTTCGACGGCCTGCTCGTCGGCAGCGCGAACGTGTTCCGCCACGGTGGCCGATTTCTCGAAGAATTGCATGACCTGCCCGTCCATTGCGTCGGCGAGACCACCGCCGATGCGGCGCGGGAGAACGGGTTTACGGTCGAGACCGTCGGGCATGGCGGTCTCGCCAATGTCCTCAATTCGCTCGCTAGTCGCGCTCTGAAGCTTCTGCGCCCCTGCGGCGAAGCGCGGATCGCGCTCGAAACGCCTCCGGGGATCGAAGTGACGGACGCGATCGTCTATCGCCTGCGTCATCTCCCGATCCCCCCGGCGCTTGCGGAAAATCTTGGTCGGGGCGGCGTCGTCCTGCTCCATTCCGCCGAACTCGCACGCCATTTCGGGGAGGAATGCGAGCGGCTGGGTCTGTCTCGCGCGCGGCTGGATACGGTGCTGATCGGCCCGCGCCTGCTGCCCGCTGCAGGCGATGGCTGGCGCGCCATCCACATCGCCGACCGCCCAAACGATGCCG
This genomic interval carries:
- a CDS encoding uroporphyrinogen-III synthase, whose translation is MSRAAFLLRPEPGWSASAAAARSIGLKVEGEPLAEVESVGWQIPEQRFDGLLVGSANVFRHGGRFLEELHDLPVHCVGETTADAARENGFTVETVGHGGLANVLNSLASRALKLLRPCGEARIALETPPGIEVTDAIVYRLRHLPIPPALAENLGRGGVVLLHSAELARHFGEECERLGLSRARLDTVLIGPRLLPAAGDGWRAIHIADRPNDAALLALAAQVCSKVG